A window from Nitrospirota bacterium encodes these proteins:
- a CDS encoding dCTP deaminase, whose product MVKSDRWITKMSLEKKMITPFEGKQVRNGVISFGVSSYGYDLRVSDEFKIFTNINTTIVDPKTFDPKSFVDFKGEVCIIPPNSFALARSVEYFRIPRNVITICLGKSTYARCGIITNVTPFEPEWEGYVTLEISNTTPLPAKIYANEGLAQVLFFESDEMCEFSYADKKGKYQSQIGVTLPKI is encoded by the coding sequence ATGGTTAAAAGCGATCGATGGATCACAAAAATGTCACTTGAAAAAAAGATGATCACCCCGTTTGAGGGAAAGCAGGTGCGAAACGGGGTGATCTCTTTCGGGGTATCTTCCTATGGTTACGATTTAAGGGTCTCGGATGAATTTAAAATTTTTACGAATATCAATACGACCATCGTCGATCCCAAAACCTTTGACCCCAAATCGTTTGTCGATTTTAAAGGAGAGGTCTGCATCATTCCTCCCAATTCATTTGCCCTTGCACGCAGCGTTGAATACTTCAGAATTCCCAGAAATGTCATTACGATCTGCCTGGGAAAATCAACCTACGCCCGTTGCGGCATTATCACCAATGTCACCCCGTTTGAACCTGAATGGGAAGGCTATGTCACACTGGAAATTTCCAACACCACCCCCCTCCCGGCAAAAATCTATGCCAACGAAGGACTGGCGCAGGTTCTTTTCTTTGAAAGCGATGAAATGTGTGAGTTTTCCTATGCCGATAAAAAAGGGAAATATCAATCTCAAATCGGAGTGACCCTTCCCAAAATTTAG
- a CDS encoding formylglycine-generating enzyme family protein, with the protein MIFFQKYFGLLVSTVFIVTGCTPSKIPPPEGMVAVPAGEFIAGSNKIDKDRVSTEFGMRRPMFVDEHPEHKIYLPLYFIDQIEVTIAQYKLFVDATRSVSPRSWPNGIFPSKRANYPVTSINWYDASRYCEWQKKRLPTEAEWEKAARGTDGREYPWGNEYQKDFANMGDSGIGDLTPVGSYEKGKSPYGAYDMIGNVWEWTSDWYKPYPGTDYKSEDFGEKNKVLRGGSYGGVGHYTLKYFYRTSYRFFSEPQASFQDVGFRCARTPVR; encoded by the coding sequence TTGATTTTTTTTCAAAAATATTTTGGTTTGCTTGTTTCTACGGTTTTTATTGTTACGGGCTGTACTCCTTCAAAAATTCCTCCTCCAGAGGGAATGGTGGCAGTTCCCGCAGGAGAGTTTATCGCGGGGAGCAATAAAATTGATAAAGACAGAGTTTCTACCGAGTTTGGAATGCGGCGACCCATGTTTGTCGACGAACACCCCGAGCATAAAATTTATCTCCCTCTCTACTTCATCGATCAAATTGAAGTGACCATTGCACAATATAAACTTTTTGTCGACGCGACCCGGTCAGTTTCTCCCCGCAGCTGGCCGAACGGAATTTTTCCTTCCAAAAGGGCCAATTATCCGGTAACGTCGATTAATTGGTACGACGCCTCTCGTTATTGCGAATGGCAAAAGAAAAGGCTCCCGACAGAAGCCGAATGGGAAAAGGCCGCGCGAGGAACAGATGGCCGCGAATACCCCTGGGGGAACGAATACCAAAAAGACTTTGCTAACATGGGAGATTCAGGAATCGGGGATTTAACCCCCGTGGGAAGTTATGAAAAAGGGAAAAGCCCCTACGGAGCCTATGACATGATTGGAAACGTCTGGGAATGGACCTCCGATTGGTACAAACCCTACCCCGGCACAGATTATAAAAGTGAAGATTTCGGGGAGAAAAATAAAGTCCTTAGAGGCGGCAGCTACGGCGGAGTGGGCCATTATACCCTGAAATATTTCTATCGAACCTCCTACCGGTTTTTTTCGGAACCTCAGGCGTCTTTTCAGGATGTGGGATTCCGATGCGCCAGGACCCCGGTCAGATAA
- a CDS encoding PilZ domain-containing protein has protein sequence MASHKRKFPRFPLSGLVIVNVPGKNLQFSGTIELIAMEGLGIYTKEKIETGTRVSLQIVSFTGTISLNYVLAGHVRNNDRQNEFGVVGIQFEKPVNSKDQPNLYEFLIAQEKRLNEFIKSK, from the coding sequence ATGGCATCCCACAAAAGAAAATTTCCACGTTTTCCCCTTTCCGGTCTGGTCATCGTTAATGTTCCAGGTAAAAATCTTCAATTTTCAGGGACGATAGAGTTGATTGCCATGGAAGGACTTGGAATTTATACCAAGGAAAAAATTGAGACGGGAACGCGTGTGTCGTTGCAGATTGTCAGCTTCACGGGAACGATCTCTTTAAATTATGTGTTAGCGGGACACGTCCGGAACAACGATAGACAAAATGAATTTGGGGTTGTGGGGATCCAGTTTGAAAAACCGGTCAATTCAAAGGATCAACCGAATCTTTATGAATTTTTAATCGCCCAGGAAAAGAGACTAAACGAGTTTATAAAATCAAAATAG
- a CDS encoding FAD-binding oxidoreductase has product MSFNLETLQQVMGPEKVLSDSPSITAYSIDAGIYKIPPKAVVLVESGDDLEKALKYARENNVPLTARSGGTNLTGNAIGEGIILEFSRFNQLLEINSSEKWARVRPGMVYAELNSKLAGNKWMFAPDPSSGEMCKIGGMLGNNSAGAHSLKYGATKDNVLEMELLLTNGNWITAKNYPLNDPALKALQSRNPAISDLIKLVQENCSLILEKKRKVSKNSSGYNLFALAEGLQNGVFPLHQLFIGSEGTLGLVKEAKIKLVPRPEETGTALIYFKSLSEMSGAVNDILKLTPSALEMMDRNTLNLVGRERYGIPFNAEAMLLAEFDESVKSKMENLRAVLDRYELCAPASEAYDAEKQAELWRVRKGINPALYRYDARKKPIHFADDVVVPVDRIPELIPYLEQLFEEKNVVVAIYGHIGNGNAHINPLLDLNDPADFSKMVSLSKEIHEAVIHRFNGSLCGEHGDGRVRGEFLSELYGPELYRLFKEVKQLLDPDQILNPGVKLSDRSFTEKIDYERYAKSCATCGKCNTVCPVYDVTGEESNAARGWFHIVTASDYSYEKAGRVVEACLNCKSCRTVCPAGIDVSELILKKRAEHPNLAAGKIFSLQTQEKLFNRLLKGAAWTQPLWDNRIGRWLIEYLSLPWLKKLAPTARIPADLILPRLARRHLRERKADLTESKSSMAYFHGCAANYFNDGVGDSIISLLGQNGIEVALPPQKCSGTPIQTYGLIDQVKENARFNIDSLNRFEKVITGCASCTFMLKDYPSIFPVGEFHDEAVLLASKVVHISEFLVKELEIKRPQTVQQKKRVTYHSSCHLRAAGVSKEPRDLLRQNPNLEFVEMADADRCAGGAGTFCIKNPEQSAAIFKRKEKAILESGAEVVATSCPACMIQLRNGLNGKVEVRHIAQLL; this is encoded by the coding sequence ATGTCTTTTAATTTGGAAACCCTTCAGCAGGTCATGGGGCCTGAAAAAGTCTTATCCGATTCTCCCTCGATCACGGCTTATTCTATTGATGCCGGCATTTATAAAATACCTCCAAAGGCTGTTGTCCTCGTCGAATCAGGTGATGATTTAGAAAAGGCGCTGAAGTATGCCAGGGAAAATAATGTCCCGTTAACGGCTCGAAGCGGAGGAACCAATTTAACCGGTAATGCCATTGGAGAGGGAATCATCCTGGAATTTTCCAGGTTCAACCAGCTTCTTGAAATCAATTCGAGTGAAAAGTGGGCAAGGGTCCGGCCAGGGATGGTTTACGCTGAATTAAACAGCAAACTGGCCGGAAATAAATGGATGTTTGCGCCTGATCCTTCCAGCGGAGAGATGTGCAAGATCGGGGGGATGTTAGGGAACAACTCCGCAGGAGCGCATAGTTTAAAATATGGCGCCACGAAAGATAATGTTCTCGAAATGGAACTCCTTTTGACCAATGGAAACTGGATCACGGCAAAAAACTACCCGCTTAATGACCCCGCGTTGAAAGCTCTTCAGAGCCGCAACCCTGCCATTTCGGATTTAATCAAACTGGTTCAGGAGAATTGTTCCTTGATTCTGGAGAAGAAAAGAAAAGTTTCGAAGAACTCGAGCGGTTATAATCTTTTTGCCCTGGCCGAAGGCCTCCAAAACGGAGTGTTCCCTCTTCATCAGCTTTTTATCGGGAGTGAAGGAACGCTGGGTTTGGTTAAAGAGGCGAAAATTAAACTCGTTCCCCGCCCGGAGGAGACCGGGACCGCCTTAATTTATTTTAAGAGTCTTTCTGAAATGAGCGGCGCAGTCAATGATATTTTGAAACTTACACCAAGCGCGCTGGAAATGATGGACCGAAATACGCTGAACCTCGTTGGCCGTGAACGATATGGGATTCCTTTTAATGCCGAAGCGATGCTCCTCGCGGAATTTGACGAATCTGTTAAAAGTAAAATGGAAAACCTCCGCGCCGTACTGGACCGGTACGAGCTCTGTGCTCCTGCGTCAGAAGCTTATGACGCCGAAAAACAGGCTGAACTTTGGAGGGTCCGAAAAGGGATTAACCCGGCGCTGTATCGATATGATGCCCGTAAGAAACCGATCCACTTTGCAGATGATGTCGTGGTTCCGGTGGACCGCATTCCCGAACTCATCCCCTATCTTGAACAATTATTTGAAGAGAAAAATGTGGTGGTCGCCATTTACGGCCATATCGGGAATGGCAATGCTCATATTAATCCTCTGCTTGATTTAAATGACCCGGCCGATTTTTCAAAGATGGTTTCCCTTTCCAAAGAAATCCATGAAGCCGTGATTCACCGGTTTAACGGTTCTCTCTGCGGTGAACATGGGGACGGGCGCGTGAGGGGAGAATTCCTCAGCGAACTTTACGGCCCTGAGCTATATCGCCTTTTTAAGGAGGTAAAGCAGTTATTGGATCCCGACCAGATCCTAAACCCGGGGGTGAAACTTTCTGACCGTTCTTTTACTGAAAAAATTGATTATGAACGGTATGCCAAATCGTGCGCGACGTGCGGAAAATGTAATACCGTCTGTCCGGTTTATGATGTGACCGGAGAAGAATCAAATGCGGCCCGCGGTTGGTTTCACATCGTAACGGCTTCCGACTATTCTTATGAAAAGGCAGGTCGGGTGGTCGAGGCGTGCCTCAACTGCAAGTCGTGCCGAACGGTTTGCCCCGCAGGAATTGATGTTTCGGAACTCATTTTAAAAAAGAGAGCCGAGCACCCCAACCTTGCGGCGGGTAAGATTTTTTCGCTCCAGACCCAGGAAAAGTTATTTAACAGGCTTTTAAAAGGAGCGGCGTGGACCCAGCCCCTTTGGGATAATCGCATCGGCCGATGGCTGATCGAATATCTTTCCCTCCCCTGGTTAAAGAAACTAGCCCCTACAGCGCGAATTCCTGCCGATTTGATTTTGCCCCGCCTGGCCAGACGTCATCTTCGGGAACGGAAGGCGGATTTGACGGAATCGAAAAGCTCGATGGCCTATTTTCATGGATGCGCCGCGAATTATTTTAACGACGGGGTGGGAGATTCAATCATAAGTTTGCTCGGCCAAAACGGGATAGAGGTTGCCCTACCGCCTCAGAAATGTTCCGGCACACCCATACAGACCTATGGTTTAATCGACCAGGTGAAGGAAAATGCCCGATTTAATATTGATTCGTTGAACCGATTTGAAAAAGTGATCACCGGATGCGCCTCATGCACCTTCATGTTAAAGGATTATCCGTCGATTTTTCCCGTTGGGGAATTTCACGACGAGGCCGTTCTCCTGGCCTCCAAAGTGGTTCATATTTCTGAATTTCTCGTTAAAGAGTTAGAAATCAAGCGCCCTCAAACCGTCCAGCAGAAAAAACGGGTGACCTATCATTCTTCCTGCCATCTTCGCGCCGCCGGGGTTTCCAAAGAACCGAGGGATCTTCTTCGCCAAAACCCTAACCTTGAATTTGTTGAGATGGCCGATGCCGACAGGTGTGCCGGCGGGGCCGGGACTTTTTGCATCAAAAACCCTGAACAATCTGCCGCTATTTTTAAGCGGAAGGAAAAAGCCATTCTGGAAAGCGGAGCTGAAGTGGTGGCGACCTCATGCCCGGCCTGCATGATTCAGCTCCGGAATGGTCTAAACGGGAAGGTTGAGGTTAGACACATCGCCCAACTTTTGTAG
- the tsaA gene encoding tRNA (N6-threonylcarbamoyladenosine(37)-N6)-methyltransferase TrmO, which yields MEFTFTPIGLFHTPYKTTDSIPKTFGVAPAAEGIVEVFPEFAEGLLYIEEFSHLIIIFVFHKSTQKPLKVVPPTQEKERGVFSSRSPHRPNPVGILTVRLLKREGNRLYVEGVDLLDGTPILDIKPYLIHFDCRPGAKAG from the coding sequence ATGGAGTTTACGTTTACCCCAATTGGCTTGTTTCATACCCCCTACAAAACCACCGATTCGATCCCTAAAACCTTTGGGGTGGCTCCTGCCGCTGAAGGAATTGTAGAAGTTTTTCCCGAATTTGCAGAGGGTCTTCTCTATATTGAAGAATTCTCACACCTCATCATTATTTTTGTCTTTCATAAAAGCACCCAAAAACCTCTTAAGGTCGTTCCTCCAACTCAAGAGAAAGAACGAGGTGTCTTTTCCAGCCGTTCCCCCCACCGGCCCAATCCGGTCGGCATATTAACGGTCAGGTTATTAAAGCGCGAAGGAAACAGGCTTTATGTGGAAGGAGTCGACCTGCTGGATGGCACGCCTATTTTAGATATCAAACCCTACCTGATCCATTTTGACTGCCGCCCCGGCGCCAAAGCCGGATGA
- a CDS encoding tyrosine-type recombinase/integrase, translated as MEPKKKITKRVVDSTEPPENGQAFIRDSEIPGFALRITSTGIKSFIWEGRIKGQVKRITLGQYGPLTVEEARKMAIKTKSNVLQGGDPAKERKDKFKEPTFKELSDMYLERYAKIHKRSWKKDDQTLRNHLDIFNGRKLSSITRQDIARHHQKIGTKDGKKNGRYAANRMLEVLRKMFNLAMDWGMMPETINPATKIKKFSEEKRERVLSDDELKAFITTLRTEPDPHLKAYFTLLVLLGPRKNELISAKWQDMDLSSNKPQWRIPETKAGRSHFIPLPTPVVRILEDLKRKSTSPFVFPGNGKSGHLNDPRKAWLRICEVAKIKKARIHDLRRTLGTWLANNGASLLLIGKALNHSTPTSTMIYARMTQDPLRIALEENAERMLKSETG; from the coding sequence ATGGAACCAAAGAAAAAAATAACAAAAAGAGTGGTAGATTCTACCGAACCTCCGGAAAATGGGCAAGCTTTTATTCGCGACTCAGAAATTCCTGGCTTTGCTCTGCGAATAACCTCTACCGGGATTAAATCGTTTATCTGGGAAGGAAGGATCAAAGGACAGGTAAAACGAATCACCCTGGGACAATATGGTCCGCTCACTGTTGAAGAAGCCAGAAAGATGGCCATAAAGACAAAGAGCAACGTCTTGCAAGGGGGCGACCCAGCAAAAGAGCGTAAAGATAAATTTAAGGAACCAACTTTCAAAGAATTATCAGATATGTACCTCGAACGCTATGCAAAGATTCATAAACGCTCATGGAAGAAGGATGATCAGACTCTAAGAAACCATCTTGATATTTTTAACGGAAGAAAGCTTTCCTCAATTACCCGCCAAGATATCGCCAGACATCACCAGAAAATAGGCACAAAAGATGGAAAAAAGAACGGAAGGTACGCCGCAAACAGAATGCTTGAGGTATTACGTAAAATGTTTAATCTAGCCATGGATTGGGGAATGATGCCGGAAACCATAAACCCCGCCACCAAGATTAAAAAATTCTCGGAAGAAAAAAGAGAGCGTGTCTTATCTGATGATGAACTAAAGGCTTTTATTACTACTTTAAGAACAGAGCCGGACCCTCATTTGAAAGCCTATTTTACCCTCCTGGTTCTATTGGGCCCTCGGAAAAATGAACTTATATCTGCTAAATGGCAAGATATGGATCTTAGCTCCAATAAACCTCAATGGAGAATCCCTGAGACTAAAGCTGGGAGATCCCATTTTATTCCTCTTCCCACTCCCGTCGTTCGTATTTTAGAAGATTTAAAAAGAAAAAGTACCTCCCCTTTTGTTTTCCCGGGAAATGGAAAATCAGGTCACTTAAACGACCCCAGGAAAGCATGGCTCCGGATTTGTGAAGTAGCCAAGATCAAAAAAGCAAGAATTCATGACTTACGAAGGACATTGGGAACCTGGCTTGCCAATAACGGAGCTTCTTTGCTCCTCATTGGAAAAGCCCTTAATCATTCCACGCCTACTTCCACAATGATTTACGCAAGAATGACTCAAGACCCGCTAAGAATTGCATTGGAAGAAAATGCAGAAAGAATGTTGAAATCAGAGACGGGATGA
- a CDS encoding helix-turn-helix domain-containing protein, with protein sequence MFQIDSELMSETEAAKFLNITPRCLQNWRLRGGGPQFIRYSRRCIRYRKVDLEVWLESRVMTSTSEQLS encoded by the coding sequence ATGTTCCAAATAGATTCGGAACTTATGAGTGAAACAGAGGCCGCTAAATTTCTAAATATCACGCCAAGATGCCTGCAGAATTGGCGATTGCGGGGTGGTGGACCCCAATTTATCAGATACTCTCGCCGGTGTATTAGGTATCGTAAAGTGGATTTGGAAGTTTGGCTGGAATCACGGGTAATGACATCAACGTCGGAACAGTTATCATGA
- a CDS encoding DUF3987 domain-containing protein, with protein sequence MTQISSVVGSSCSIQPKINDDWRVIPNLWGAIIANPGEMKTPAIQEAIKPLVKLESKAFEDFSMGQKTHEIDLMESKAKRDAEEQRMKKAVRHDNSTEISQIKNRLQNMSQPASPMCRRYQVNDSTVAKLSEIMAQNQRGLLYFRDELIALLSSLDKEGNEADRAFFLETWNGNGNFTTDRIGRGTIRNENLCLSILGGIQPQKLESYLFRAIKGGENDGLIQRFQMMVYPDRRKTWHPADFKPDLQARERVSKIIETLANLDFTNAGAITNGTMAPHFQFDSEAQTIFFEWWTQLETEKITIDDQPIIIEHLSKYRKLMPSLALLFHLVDVADGRKTGQVSKQATILAVQWCNYLEGHARRIYSLVGSVAVQAARKLADKIKAGHLKDEFTIRDVYRKEWVLLEEKELIKKACDELVEAGWLQMIEQQAQSGGHKVLKFIINPKIKELKLGC encoded by the coding sequence ATGACACAAATCTCTTCTGTGGTTGGGTCTTCCTGTTCTATTCAACCAAAAATAAATGATGACTGGAGGGTCATCCCAAATCTATGGGGGGCCATTATTGCCAATCCTGGAGAAATGAAAACACCGGCCATTCAAGAAGCGATCAAACCTTTAGTCAAACTTGAATCTAAAGCGTTTGAAGATTTTTCGATGGGTCAGAAAACCCATGAAATAGATCTGATGGAATCTAAAGCAAAACGGGACGCTGAAGAACAAAGAATGAAAAAAGCAGTAAGACATGACAATTCAACTGAGATTTCTCAAATAAAAAACCGTTTGCAAAATATGAGCCAGCCGGCCTCCCCAATGTGCCGCAGATATCAGGTGAATGATTCTACTGTTGCCAAATTAAGCGAAATCATGGCCCAAAACCAGAGAGGGCTTCTTTATTTCCGAGACGAGTTAATTGCTCTTCTCTCATCCTTAGACAAAGAAGGGAATGAAGCGGATCGGGCGTTTTTCCTCGAGACCTGGAACGGAAACGGGAATTTCACAACAGACCGTATAGGGCGAGGAACAATTAGAAACGAAAATCTATGCCTTTCAATCCTCGGAGGGATTCAGCCTCAAAAACTCGAATCCTACCTTTTCAGGGCTATTAAAGGAGGCGAAAACGATGGCCTCATCCAACGATTTCAAATGATGGTTTATCCTGACCGGAGGAAAACTTGGCACCCAGCGGATTTTAAACCTGATTTACAGGCAAGAGAAAGAGTATCTAAAATTATCGAAACATTGGCCAACCTGGATTTTACAAATGCCGGAGCAATAACAAATGGAACAATGGCTCCCCACTTTCAATTTGATTCAGAGGCTCAAACTATTTTCTTTGAGTGGTGGACTCAATTAGAAACAGAAAAAATAACAATAGACGATCAGCCCATTATCATCGAGCATTTGAGCAAATACCGAAAGTTGATGCCGAGTCTGGCACTCTTATTCCATTTAGTTGACGTTGCGGATGGTCGAAAAACCGGCCAAGTCTCAAAGCAAGCGACTATTCTGGCCGTTCAATGGTGCAATTATCTTGAGGGTCATGCCAGACGGATTTATTCACTGGTCGGGTCTGTTGCCGTGCAAGCGGCCAGAAAATTAGCTGATAAAATAAAAGCAGGCCACCTTAAAGACGAATTCACGATCAGAGATGTCTATCGAAAAGAATGGGTCCTTTTAGAGGAGAAAGAGCTGATTAAAAAAGCCTGCGATGAATTAGTTGAGGCGGGCTGGTTACAGATGATTGAACAACAAGCTCAGTCGGGCGGGCATAAGGTTTTAAAATTTATTATTAACCCTAAAATTAAAGAGTTAAAACTGGGTTGTTAG
- a CDS encoding DUF433 domain-containing protein yields the protein MLDRITFNPEIMRGKATIRNMRITVSLILNLIANGMTTEEIIKEYPSLEPADVQQALNYAAVLASEEVFPLVAGG from the coding sequence ATGTTAGACCGAATTACCTTCAATCCAGAGATCATGAGAGGAAAGGCCACCATACGCAATATGCGAATTACAGTTTCCCTTATTTTAAACCTGATCGCCAACGGAATGACAACGGAGGAAATAATCAAAGAATATCCGAGTTTGGAACCTGCAGATGTTCAACAAGCACTAAATTATGCTGCCGTTCTTGCCTCAGAAGAGGTCTTTCCTCTTGTAGCAGGCGGCTAA
- a CDS encoding DUF5615 family PIN-like protein — MKILADMGVSMTTVKALRDNGFDITHLLEERLERLTDSKIIEKAKTEGRVIVTFDLDFGDLLALNKDSLPSVILIRLANEAPRSVTPKVVSVLLNHKDALSSGSIITLSENRIRVRKLPIL; from the coding sequence TTGAAGATTCTGGCGGACATGGGGGTATCGATGACCACCGTTAAAGCACTCAGAGATAATGGCTTTGACATCACCCATCTTTTGGAAGAACGTTTGGAACGCCTTACTGATTCTAAAATTATCGAAAAAGCAAAAACCGAAGGAAGAGTAATCGTTACGTTCGATCTTGATTTCGGAGATTTGTTGGCCCTTAATAAGGATTCCTTGCCAAGTGTGATTCTTATTCGATTGGCTAACGAAGCCCCAAGATCTGTTACCCCAAAAGTGGTCAGCGTCTTACTAAATCATAAGGACGCCCTCTCCTCTGGTTCTATCATCACCTTATCCGAAAATAGAATCAGAGTTCGAAAACTCCCAATTCTTTAA